A stretch of DNA from Streptomyces gobiensis:
CGCCCCCAGGAGGTGCCGCCACGCCCTGCGGAACGACTGCCCACAACGCTGAGTCTGGGTTGCTAGAAAGCCAGGGCTACGAGGGCGATGGCGGGTGGGACGGACTGGGCGACGGTGCCGCGCCACAGCCGGGCGTCGGAGACAAGAAGGACCAGACCGGCAGCGACCATGAAGGCACAGGAGTAGAAGACCAGAGCTCGGGCGGCGGCCTCGTTGCCGGCGTGCAGGGCGATGAAACCCACGATGGGGCCCGCGCCGAGGAGGATGTTGTAGAAACCCACGTTGAAGGTCCACAGATGGGCCTCCGGGGCGTCGTCCGTACTCAGCGTCAGCAGGGTGCGGACCTCGGGACGGTGGTAGAAGAAACTCTCCAGCGTCCCTAGGGCGATGTGAGTAAGCCCGGCGATCAGGGCGAAGACCTGGGTGACAGCGTTCATGAGGAGCAGTCTGTGTCCTGCGTTCCGCCCTGCCCCAGACCCGGCGCCCGGCGCCCCGTTCCGCCCCCCGTTCAGCTCAACGGAATGGCTGGCGTCAGACGCTGTGCGGTCTCGCTACGGAGGCGTCCGATAGCGTAGCGTCGTCCGTCGTAAGGGAGTTCGAGCTCTTTGTCGCCTTCCCGAGCAGCCTACGGAACCGCGTCCCCTGGGAGATCCTTGATGGCAGATCAGTGCCCTATTG
This window harbors:
- a CDS encoding DUF1304 domain-containing protein; translation: MNAVTQVFALIAGLTHIALGTLESFFYHRPEVRTLLTLSTDDAPEAHLWTFNVGFYNILLGAGPIVGFIALHAGNEAAARALVFYSCAFMVAAGLVLLVSDARLWRGTVAQSVPPAIALVALAF